Below is a window of Tolypothrix bouteillei VB521301 DNA.
ACCGGAATTTGCTCTGGAAGCAGGAGCTAATTATCTTATTTTGGATGAAGGGGAATGCACTATTCCCATGTTTTTGCAAGCTTTAGCACGGGGAGACGAAGGGGGAATTTTCCGCGCTACAGAAAAACCGGATGTGACGCAAACTCCCATAGCCCGCTTTGACTTACTGGATTTAAACGCGTACCTAGCCATTACCGTACAGTTTTCACGCGGTTGTCCTTTTCAGTGCGAGTTTTGCGACATCATCAACTTGTATGGACGTAAGCCCCGTACAAAAACACCAGAACAGATGCTGAGGGAGTTTCAAGTCCTCTACGATCTGGGTTGGCGGCGGTATGTGTTTGTTGTAGATGACAATTTTATTGGGAACAAACGCAACGCTAAAGTATTTTTGCGATCGCTTATCCCTTGGATGGAACAACACAATTATCCTTTTATCTTGGTCACAGAAGCTTCTTTGAACTTGGCAGAAGACGATGAACTCATTGAGTTAATGGTGAAAGCTGGTTTCACTGTTGTATTCATGGGTATTGAAACACCAGATACAGATAGCCTATTGGGCATTCACAAAGTTCAGAACACGCGTCAAAGTTTAGTTGAGTCATGCCATAAAATTACGCGAGCAGGATTGCAGATCATGTCTGGTTTCATTATGGGCTTTGACAACGAACGTCCTGGTGCAGGTAAAAGGATTCGGGAGTTTATCGAAGAGACAGGAATTCCCCAAGGACAATTTAGCTTGCTACAAGCATTGCAAAATACTGCTATGTGGAACCGCTTGCAGCAAGAAGGACGACTGCTGGATGGGTTGGGGACATTTCATCAAGGTGCAATTATGAATTTTGTACCAACACGCCCAGTCGAAGAAATTACTGAGGAATACATCGACGCGTTTTGGTCTATTTACGAACCCATGCCCTATCTCAAACGAACTTTCCGTCACATGATGATGATGAAGGGCTGGCGTGGAAAAACCAATCGTCCGATAACATGGCCTGAAATCCGCTTATTTGCAGCATTGTGCTGGCGTCAGGGTGTAGTGCGTTCTACAAGGTTTAGGTATTGGTGGCAATTAATAGCGATCGCTCTTGCCAAACCCCGTCTTATCTATGATTATTTAACAGCTTTAGGTATTGGAGAGCACTTTTTTACCTACAGACATCAAGTTAAAGCGCAGTTACAGGCGCAGCTAGCTGCATTACGCCGTGCAAAGGAGACACACCAGAAGGAAAAAAGTTATGAGCTAAAAACGGTTTAGCATGGAAAGTGCTCTGTATTTTTAGCTGATTGACTTGTACTGACTGACATGGGAATTTCAATAAGAAATTCTGTCCCCTTTCCAAGAACAGAATTGCAACTCAATTTGCCACCGTGCGTTTCTTCAACAATTTGCCGAGCGATCGCCAATCCCAACCCCGTTCCTTTTCCCACAGCTTTCGTAGTAAATAAATGGTCAAATATCTTCTGTCTGACTGATTCACTCATCCCCTTGCCATTATCAGCAATAGCAATTTTAACCAGATTATTTTCTACTAAAGTTGTAACAGTAATTTGGTTGGGTTGAGCTTTAGTTTCTTCAAGATTCTGTCCGCGATTCGACTCCTCTAATGCATCAATAGCATTAGCTAAAATATTCATAAATACCTGATTTAATTGTCCTGGAAAACATTCAATTTGAGGTAAATTACCGTAGTGAGTCACGACTTCAATGGCAGGACGGTATTCGTTAGCTTTGAGACGGTGTTTGAGAATGAGAAGAGTGCTATCAATGCCTTCATGAATGTAAAACGGTACTTTGTAATCTTTATCGGCACGGGAAAAAGTACGTAAACTGGTGCTGATATTTTTGAGCCTGTCGCATGCTACAGTCATGGAATCAAGCATTTTGGGCAAGTCTTCTAAGCTATATTCCAAGTCGATTTCTGATTCGTGGTTGAGAATTTCTTCACTCTTGTTCGGTAAAGTTTTTTGATAGAGTTTCAAGTGTTCCACAATATCGACGAAGGTAGGTTTAGCTTGTTTGAGACTGGCAAAAATAAAACCTAAAGGATTATTCATTTCGTGAGCAACACCAGCAACTAAGTTACCCAAAGCAGACATTTTCTCACTTTGGATGATGTGTAATTGTGCTTGTTGCAGGTTTTGTAAAGCAGTTTCTAGTTGTTGGGCATATTCCTGAGAACGTTCATAAAGTCGAGCATTTTCTAAAGAAATAGCAGCTTGAGAGCAGAGTAAGTTGAGCAGTTCGACGCGATCGCTTGTGAAAGCTCCCATTGCTAAATTATTTTCTAGATATAAAATGCCCATCAACTTCCCCTGATGCAAAATCGGGCTACATAAGATACTTTTAGGTTGCTGACGAACAATATAGGAGTCGTCGGCTAAGGTAGGATCTGCTGTCGCATCCACCAGGACAACCGTCTGCTTGTTGTTCTTGACTTTGTAAATCAGCTTCAGGGGAATGTCTTGGCTATCTTCAACCGGAAGTTGCTGCAATACGACGGGGTGTGTTTCCCCGTTCATTGAGCCTTTGATTAGCAAGCGGTTGTCTCGCAAGAGCATTAACACGCATTTATCAGCCCCTGCATTTTCAATGACGATAGAAAGTAACGATGAAAACAGTTTTTCGAGTTCGATTTCACCTGAAAGAGTCTGGGAAGCTTTGAGAGTAGCTTTTAAATCTAGGATATCTGAGAGATTGTTGCTAGAAGTGCCCGAACTAGTGGATGTAACACTCCCCAAGACAAAGGTAGTTTCGTTAGTGTAAAGGGGAGAACAAGTTTCCTGTAACAGAATGGGGACAAGCAGTTGGGGATAGCGTTTTTCCAAGTCAGTGACTTTGGCTTTTGCTTCCCAACGGACATAGCCATAGTAGGCTTGAGTCATATACTCCTGAGCAATGCGATCCTTACCCCATTCCAAGTAAAACTTTGCTGCTAGTTCGTTGGCAAGTGCTTCAATATGGGTAAAGTGATTTTCTTTGGCTGCGGTAATAGCGCGATCGTAACAGACGATCGCATCTACGTAGTTACCTGAAACTCTCGCCATTTCAGCCGCCAGCAACAGTGATTGATGCAAAAAGTTCTCAGGACAGGTTTGCGTCCAGGTTTCTAGAAGTTTTCGCTGCTGCAGCATCACATCCCAGTAGTGCTGTTGATTCTCTGGTGTTGCTTGAGGATAAAGCGCGGCTAAACTAAGCGGGTAATAAAAGTGGAATAAAATGATGGGAAAAAGACCAAGATTAGAAGCTAGCGTTTTTTCAGCAATATGAGCGACTTCCAGGGCTTCGGCATAGCGACCATACAAGTACAATAGTTGGATTTTTAAGAAGCAATACCAATTGATACCACTTTCAAAATTATTCTTCTGCCAAACATCAAGGCAAACAATGTCCCGCTCTGTACCATTAACTAGGAGATCCGGTTCTTCCAACAAACCTTGCAGGTGTAAGAGAAATTGCCGCTGTAAGGTAAATCCATGCGACATATTCACATTATTTACTTGTTGCACGTAGCTCAAGTATTTCTCGGTTTCGGCATACACCTCTGATAGGCGATCGCCTTTCAACAACATCGTCCAAATAATACAGACTACTGCCCAAATGCCAAACCCAATGTCACCCGTTTCATAACTGGCTTGAAGGGTTTGTTGGTAAACTGTCACGTTTTTAACCAGGGGTCTGTTGTAGGGATTGATTGTATGACCAAAAACGTTATTGGTTTTGGGAATGAACTTGATGCTATTGAATTGACGATCGAGCTTTCGTCCCAACCTACCAAACTCATACGCATTTCGATAGTCTCCTTGAATCGCGAGCATCATCCCATACAAGCAGTAAGCACAGCCCGAACTTTCGGTATTGCCATAGATTAATGAAGTATGAAGCATTAAGAGGATGCTCAAAATTGTAAGCAGTTGTTTGCCACCAACATAAGCAGCTCCCCATAGATCGGGGAGGATTGACATACATACTTTCTTTGCTGGATCGGTCATCACAGGCAGATCGAATAGATCGGCGGGTTGCACGGTTTCTAGTTTGTCCTGGATCTCCTTGAGTGTGGTTTCGATCAGCGCTTGCTGACCTTCATCGGTTGCTGGGATGTTCATTCCCAAAACACTCAAGCCACTCAGTGCAGCCTCATGACTGGCAGGTAAATTCTCGCCGTGATTGGATCTTAGAGCTAGTTGAAGGCCATAAATCTCTGCTAGATCGAATTTATTTTTGGCATACTGTAATGCTCGCTCGAAGAGCCATTCTGCTTTGTCAATGCTCCCTGTGATATATTCGCACTCTGCACATTCCCGATACAACTTAAATGTAAGGTCGTAAGCAGTTTCCCAACTATCTTTGGGAAGTATTTCAATCCCGATCGTGCAGTATTTAACTGCTGCTTTATAAGCTGTAGAAACTTTTGCTTTTTTGCCAGCGATCAGATTCAACTGAGCTAACTCATATCGCTCGGCGATACAATGGATCAAATCGATTCCATTGTTCAACTGATTGGTAATATCAAAAACTTTGAGTTCTACGGTTTCAGGTGCCGTATTTTGCAACAGCAATTGCCCAATTTTAAGATGAGTGGCTTGCTGTTGGTCATCGGGAATCAGGGAGTAAGCGGCTTGCTGAACGCGATCGTGCAAAAAGCGGTAGGTGGGATTCACCGTATTCTCTGCCTCAAACTGTTCCGCACCTTGAAAAAACTTGTAAATCTGACTTGTGGGTAAAACCAAGCCTTCCTGCAAGGCTTTCCACAATGCTGTCGCTGCATCGGTTGGTGATTCTTCTGAAACAATCGCCAATGTTTCCAGATCGAACTGCGCCCCCACACAAGCAGCTAACTTGAGTATCTCTTGAGTGGTTTGTGGCAACTTTTGTAATTGCAGCGCCATAAACTGAACCACATCATCAGTAAGCGAGAGCGATCGCACTGCTATCATATCGCACTGCCAGTGTCCTATATTGAAGTCATAGACAATGCAGCCTTCATGATGCAAGGCTTTCAGAAACTGCGTGACAAAGAAGGGGTTGCCTTTGGTTTTTTGATAAACTAACTCTGTCAGTGGTTGTGCTAAAACTTTTGAACAGCTGAGGGTATCGGCAACCAAATCATTGATGTGAGATTGACTTAACGGAGCTAGGGTGAGAGTGCTGATAGTTGCTGAGGCTTTCTTTATCTCTTCAAGTGTCAGCATTAGGGGATGAGCGGGAAAGACTTCGTTATCTCGATATGCCCCAATCATTAGCAAATAGCCCACTGCATTTTGGCTCATCAACACTTGCACCAAGTTTAGTGAAGCTGAATCTGCCCACTGCAAGTCATCGAGGAACATGACTAACGGATGTTCTGCTGTGGTGAAGATGGCAATGAATTTCTGAAAGAGCAAGTTGAAGCGGTTCTGTGCAGCACTGCCATTCAGTTCTGGGGCTACGGGTTGTTTGCCAATAATCTGTTCGAGTTCGGGGATGACTTCAATGAGGACTTGTCCGTTCTCACCCAAAGTACAGAGGATTTTGTCTTTCCACTGTGCTAGCTGAGTATCATTTTCACTCAAGAGTTGTCCCATCAAGTGCCGAAAGGCTTGTACAAAGGCACTGAAGGGAATGTTACGGTTAAACTGGTCGTATTTTCCTTTGATGAAGTAACCGCGTTGCTGCACAATGGGTTTATGAACTTCGTTGATAACGGCGGTTTTGCCAATCCCGGAAAAGCCCGCAACTAGCATCATTTCTGTTGCACCAAGGCTGACTCTTTTAAAGGCTTGGAGCAGACTTGATGCTTCAGTTTCTCGTCCGTAAAGTTTGTCAGGGATAATGAAGCGATCGCAAACATCTCTCCGTGCAATTTCAAAGTCTTCGACCTTACCGTCAACTTGCAGCTGATGCAAACATTTTTCTAAATCAAACTTCAGTCCTAATGCACTTTGATATCTATCTTCAGCATTCTTTGCCATCAATTTACTAACAATTTTTGAGAGCACAGATGGAATTTTTGAATTAATTTTATCTACCAAGGGTGCGGTTTTAGCAATATGACAATGCACCAATTCCATTGCCTCATGTGCTGTAAATGGCAATTTTCCTGTCAGTAATTCGTAGAAAGTAACACCCAAAGAATAAAAATCTGTGCGATAATCTATCCCGCGATTCATTCTTCCCGTTTGTTCTGGAGAGATATAATTCAGCGTCCCTTCTATTACATTAGGATTGACAAGAGTTTGGGTTTCTCTCGGGAGTAGAGAAGCGATACTAAAATCAATTAATTTGACTTGTTTGGTTTCGGGGTTAATTAAAATATTGCTGGGTTTTATATCTTTGTGTATAATGCGCTCTTGATAGAGTAAATTTAAGGTATGGCATAAGGCGATCGCTACTTGTAAAAATTCCCTTAACGAGAGTGTTACTTCCCCTTCCCTAATCCAGTCTTTTAAAGAAATCGCGCCGTAATCTTCCATCACCAACCCATAGCTATTTTGATAAGGTTCTAGGTTATAAGTTTGGACAATGAAGGGTGAGTTAAGATTTTTGGCAATGGTATACTGATTGCGAAATTGTACTAGTTCATTGAAGCTGGGATAAGGATTTTTCAGCAGTTTAATGACTACAGGTAATGAGTCTATCTCTCGATATCCTCGATAAACTAGAGTTCTCGAACCATTGTAGATTTCTTCAGTTATGTTGTATCCGGGAATTCTTACAAGAGTGTCAGCCATACTGCTTTATCATGATTTCTGAATTTAGTTTTCCCACATTGGTAACATCTGTTTAGTATTAATTGCTAAATTTTGTTAAAGTTCTAGTAATAGTTGCTTGTGGTTGAAGAAGTAGAGCCTGCTTATAGACTGCAAAATTACAAAAAAAGGAACAGGGAACGCCTGTAGGAAATCGCGTGGCTGAGAACTTCGATCGCTCTTGGGGATTGCCACAAACTGAATTAGAAAATGATATCTATCATCTTTAAATAGTTCGACGATCTTGCAGTAGAATTATTATTCTTCTATAACTAAGTACAGCTTTAAAAAACGACTTAAGCGTTAAATTATTTCATTCGTAGACCCCTCCAAGGAAGATAAGACATGAACAAAGCTGCGATTAGCTTGGATCTAGAAAAAGTGACGGAAGACCACGCCGAGATGCTGTACTCACATCTAAGTGACCCTATTTTATATGAATATTTAGAAGATGAGATACCGACTCTCTCGGATTTGAAGCACAAGTTCAAGTTTGCTGCACTGGAAAAATCACCTGATAACGATACTATGACTTGGCTCAAGTGGGCGGCGGTACTTCCCCAACGCCAGTTTGTTGGAGTTGTCGAGATAGGTATTTTCGATGACGCTTACGCAGAAATTGGTCTCATGACTTTTGCAAACTTTCAGAAACGGGGGTATGCGCCTGCTTACTGCTCAAAAGCGATCGCCCTTGCTCGCGAGCGCTTTGACTTTCCTGCTCTTTATGCTTCGGTGAACGAGCAAAACTATGGTTGTCGTAAGGTGCTTGAGAATCTTGATTTTGAGCTATATAGCGTTAATAAGACCGCAGAGTTTGTCAAAGGTAAATTTTCTGATGAACTTATTTACCGTTTGACCTTTTTGAAACCCAACTGAGCCAGAAGCGATCTCCCGACTGCAACAAATAATCTTTCTTTTTCAAGATAATGCCATTAAGCCATGTGCTGTCATATAAACGGCGCATAACCGTGATAATACCAGTTCTATATGAAGTTGCGCTTAAAATTCCCTCACATTGGAAATGTGGGGCTATACAAACAAAGCCCGCCTGCGCGGGCTAAATTTTAAGTTTGCTGCACTTCATGCACCCCAATGAATGCACATTGCCCTCAAAACAGAATTCTAGGGCTATACGAACCAAGTCCCTTCGGGTTCGCCAGTCCCCAGGGCGCGGGAAACCCGCCTTCAGGGCTGGTCTCACCAGTCGCCAGGGCGTGGGAAACCCCCCTGTAGCGCTGGACTCACCGCCTGCGCGGACTTGATTGAAGCCTGCGTAGCTCCCTCTTTGTTTGTGTAGCCGCGATTTCCAATCGTCGGCGTTTTTTCTCTCATTGGAATGCTCCTTTATGATGTATTGCGTAGTGTATTGAGAACTGCGATCGCTCTTGGGGGAATAGCTGTAAACCGAATCAAAAAATGATATCCGCTATCTCCCGATTGTTTGATGACTTTGGCATAGAAGTATTTTTCTTCTGTTTCCAGGTCTGCTTCAATTAATAATTTGAGTTTTAGATTGCTGAGGATGTCTAAAGAATGTGGCGATCGCAAATGCGCCCCTTTTTCTGAAAGACTCACTAATTCCCCCTGAAATACTGCTCCAACTGCGTGTTTTCCCTGCAAAACCGTATATTCCACTGGAACGACCTGCTCTAGATCGATGATGCCTTCATCATCTTGGGGTAAGAACAGGTTATAATCACCCCCAATGCCTCGAATTTCA
It encodes the following:
- a CDS encoding B12-binding domain-containing radical SAM protein yields the protein MKALLLWPIMPNSFWSYQETLKLSGLRTTNPPLGLITVAALLPADWEIRLVDRNIRLETDDDWAWCDLVIISAMIIQKQDFQELIQKGIALGKKVAVGGPFPTSVPEFALEAGANYLILDEGECTIPMFLQALARGDEGGIFRATEKPDVTQTPIARFDLLDLNAYLAITVQFSRGCPFQCEFCDIINLYGRKPRTKTPEQMLREFQVLYDLGWRRYVFVVDDNFIGNKRNAKVFLRSLIPWMEQHNYPFILVTEASLNLAEDDELIELMVKAGFTVVFMGIETPDTDSLLGIHKVQNTRQSLVESCHKITRAGLQIMSGFIMGFDNERPGAGKRIREFIEETGIPQGQFSLLQALQNTAMWNRLQQEGRLLDGLGTFHQGAIMNFVPTRPVEEITEEYIDAFWSIYEPMPYLKRTFRHMMMMKGWRGKTNRPITWPEIRLFAALCWRQGVVRSTRFRYWWQLIAIALAKPRLIYDYLTALGIGEHFFTYRHQVKAQLQAQLAALRRAKETHQKEKSYELKTV
- a CDS encoding trifunctional serine/threonine-protein kinase/ATP-binding protein/sensor histidine kinase, whose amino-acid sequence is MADTLVRIPGYNITEEIYNGSRTLVYRGYREIDSLPVVIKLLKNPYPSFNELVQFRNQYTIAKNLNSPFIVQTYNLEPYQNSYGLVMEDYGAISLKDWIREGEVTLSLREFLQVAIALCHTLNLLYQERIIHKDIKPSNILINPETKQVKLIDFSIASLLPRETQTLVNPNVIEGTLNYISPEQTGRMNRGIDYRTDFYSLGVTFYELLTGKLPFTAHEAMELVHCHIAKTAPLVDKINSKIPSVLSKIVSKLMAKNAEDRYQSALGLKFDLEKCLHQLQVDGKVEDFEIARRDVCDRFIIPDKLYGRETEASSLLQAFKRVSLGATEMMLVAGFSGIGKTAVINEVHKPIVQQRGYFIKGKYDQFNRNIPFSAFVQAFRHLMGQLLSENDTQLAQWKDKILCTLGENGQVLIEVIPELEQIIGKQPVAPELNGSAAQNRFNLLFQKFIAIFTTAEHPLVMFLDDLQWADSASLNLVQVLMSQNAVGYLLMIGAYRDNEVFPAHPLMLTLEEIKKASATISTLTLAPLSQSHINDLVADTLSCSKVLAQPLTELVYQKTKGNPFFVTQFLKALHHEGCIVYDFNIGHWQCDMIAVRSLSLTDDVVQFMALQLQKLPQTTQEILKLAACVGAQFDLETLAIVSEESPTDAATALWKALQEGLVLPTSQIYKFFQGAEQFEAENTVNPTYRFLHDRVQQAAYSLIPDDQQQATHLKIGQLLLQNTAPETVELKVFDITNQLNNGIDLIHCIAERYELAQLNLIAGKKAKVSTAYKAAVKYCTIGIEILPKDSWETAYDLTFKLYRECAECEYITGSIDKAEWLFERALQYAKNKFDLAEIYGLQLALRSNHGENLPASHEAALSGLSVLGMNIPATDEGQQALIETTLKEIQDKLETVQPADLFDLPVMTDPAKKVCMSILPDLWGAAYVGGKQLLTILSILLMLHTSLIYGNTESSGCAYCLYGMMLAIQGDYRNAYEFGRLGRKLDRQFNSIKFIPKTNNVFGHTINPYNRPLVKNVTVYQQTLQASYETGDIGFGIWAVVCIIWTMLLKGDRLSEVYAETEKYLSYVQQVNNVNMSHGFTLQRQFLLHLQGLLEEPDLLVNGTERDIVCLDVWQKNNFESGINWYCFLKIQLLYLYGRYAEALEVAHIAEKTLASNLGLFPIILFHFYYPLSLAALYPQATPENQQHYWDVMLQQRKLLETWTQTCPENFLHQSLLLAAEMARVSGNYVDAIVCYDRAITAAKENHFTHIEALANELAAKFYLEWGKDRIAQEYMTQAYYGYVRWEAKAKVTDLEKRYPQLLVPILLQETCSPLYTNETTFVLGSVTSTSSGTSSNNLSDILDLKATLKASQTLSGEIELEKLFSSLLSIVIENAGADKCVLMLLRDNRLLIKGSMNGETHPVVLQQLPVEDSQDIPLKLIYKVKNNKQTVVLVDATADPTLADDSYIVRQQPKSILCSPILHQGKLMGILYLENNLAMGAFTSDRVELLNLLCSQAAISLENARLYERSQEYAQQLETALQNLQQAQLHIIQSEKMSALGNLVAGVAHEMNNPLGFIFASLKQAKPTFVDIVEHLKLYQKTLPNKSEEILNHESEIDLEYSLEDLPKMLDSMTVACDRLKNISTSLRTFSRADKDYKVPFYIHEGIDSTLLILKHRLKANEYRPAIEVVTHYGNLPQIECFPGQLNQVFMNILANAIDALEESNRGQNLEETKAQPNQITVTTLVENNLVKIAIADNGKGMSESVRQKIFDHLFTTKAVGKGTGLGLAIARQIVEETHGGKLSCNSVLGKGTEFLIEIPMSVSTSQSAKNTEHFPC
- a CDS encoding GNAT family N-acetyltransferase, which encodes MNKAAISLDLEKVTEDHAEMLYSHLSDPILYEYLEDEIPTLSDLKHKFKFAALEKSPDNDTMTWLKWAAVLPQRQFVGVVEIGIFDDAYAEIGLMTFANFQKRGYAPAYCSKAIALARERFDFPALYASVNEQNYGCRKVLENLDFELYSVNKTAEFVKGKFSDELIYRLTFLKPN